The sequence GAATGGTAGTGCTGGGGGTCTGTCAGCAAAACTGGCAGCGCGTGTGGGACCTGGTGCAGCAAGACGCGGATTTATATGCGGCCCTTGGGCTGCATCCGGTGTATCTCGATGACCATCGACCGGCCGACCTCACTGAACTGGGGGACTGGTTGACCCGCTTAAAAGGGTATCGACAGCTGTGTGCGGTGGGTGAAATCGGCCTGGATTACTTCCTCGAACATCTGGACCGTGAACGTCAGCAAGCCTTGTTTGAAGCTCAACTGAAACTGGCGGTGGACTTCCAGTTACCGGCGCTGCTGCACGTTCGGCGCAGCCATGCCGCCGTCATCGCGACCCTCAAGCGCATTCGCCTGCCACGCGGCGGCATTATCCATGCCTTCGCCGGCAGCCAGGAGGAAGCCCACGAATACATCAAGCTCGGTTTCAAGCTGGGTTTGGGAGGGGCAGCAACCTGGCCTCAAGCCTTGCGCATGCACAAGGTGATCGCCCAGTTGCCACTGGACTCGGTGGTGCTGGAAACCGATTCACCGGACATGGCGCCCGTCATGTACCCCGGCCAGCGCAACAGCCCTGAACACCTGCCGGACATCTGCATCGCCCTGGCCGAGCGCATGGGCATCAGCCCATCAGCCCTGGCCGAGGCGAGCACGCGCAACGGGTGCGAGCTGTTCAACTGGTAAGTCCCTGACCGGATTGATCGCCTGCAGAGTCAATGTCATGTGCTGACGGTGACGGGCATAACGCAACGTCAGAAAGTAAATCAGCACCGCCACCAAAGACACATTGAGCTGCCCGATCACACTGATCAGGCCTGTCCATTCCGCCACCAACGCCACCAGCAGGGCCACGCTGGTCAACACAATCATGCTCGGCCGCAACAGCGCCAGGTTATCCAGGGACTTGAGCTGCTTGAGCTGTTTGGGACAACACAGCTGCAAGACTTTGTGGCAATACTGGCAATCAAAGGGCTCATTGATGGCAATGGCGTTAAGCTGCCAGGGCTTGAGTTCAAAAATAATGTCGCAGTGGGCGCAATGCCCTCTGACACCGACGATTGCCGCCGTCATGGTTGAGCCTCCGAGACGCAGTGGATGTGGTGAAATAAATTCTCACCCATTCTGCCGGAGAAAAAAGGTCAACGGACGAAACAGGACATACGCCACACACCTTGAGAATCAACCCTACAGCTTTTCCCTACACCCGAAACGCGCCGATCAGTTGCTTCAACTCAACAACCTGCTGTGACAATTGCCGACTGGCCTCTTCAGTCTGATGCGCACCCTGCGCGGCATGCTCTCCTGCACGATTGATCGCAACGATGTTCTGGTCAATGTCATGGGCCACGGCGGTCTGCTGCTCCACGGCTGCCGCAATCTGCTGGTTCTGATCGACGATCATGCCCACGGCGCCGAGGATGTTTTCCAAGGCCTGCTGGACCTTTTCCGACTGCCCGACCGTGCCATTGGCCATTTGATGACTGCTGCCCATAGCTTTCACCGCCGCGCCAACACCGCTGTGCAGCTTGGCGATCATCTGCTCGATTTCTTCGGTGGAATGCTGCGTGCGTCGAGCCAGGGTCCGCACTTCGTCGGCGACTACGGCAAATCCGCGTCCCTGCTCGCCCGCCCGCGCCGCCTCGATGGCTGCGTTGAGCGCCAGTAGGTTGGTTTGTTCAGCGATGCTCTTGATCACTTCCAAGACGCGGCTGATGGACTGGCTGTCGAGGGCCAATTGGTTAATCACCCGTACCGACTGATCAATTTCCGACGCCAGCAACGCAATGCTGCCCTGCTGGGATTGCACCAAGCCACGGCCGCTGACGGTTTCATCATTGACGCTGTGGGCGCTGCTGACGGCGGCGGCCGCGCTGCGGGCCACTTCCTGGGCCGTGGCTGACATCTGGTTCATGGCAGTGGCCACCTGTTCGATCTGGCCGCGCTGGTCCGACACCGCCTGGTTGCTACGGGCTGAGACTGTCTCCACCTGTCCGGCCTGGCGCTCTACCTCGCTGACGGTGCGCCCTACTCGCTCGATCAGGTCATGAATTTTCGCCACCGTGCCATTGAATACCTGGCCCAAGTCCCCTAACTCGTCGCGGCTGTGGGCCTTGATGCTGACGGTCATGTCACCGGCTGCGACCTTGTCCATCATTGCGCCCAGACGCTGCAGAGTGGTCCGAGTGGAGGCGTAGAAACCACCATACAAGTAGAAGATCAGCAAAAACACGGCGGTCAGGGCCGTGACCAGCACCACCATGTGCGTGCGATTCTGCGACAGGCGCTGCTGCAACTGCTGCTCAAGAAAGGTCAGCGTCGCCTCATCCAGTTGATAGGTCTTGGCCATCAGGCCACTGACCTCGTCGTAAAACCCCTGCCATGGCGCGTCCAGCGCTTCAGCCATCACCACGTGCTCTTCGAACAACTCACTGCCCTGCTTGAGGCTGGCTTTGCTGGCATCGGCCAGGGTATCCAACGCGGCATGGGCGGCTTTGCTGGAACCCAAGGCGTCCTGCAATTTCAGGCCATATTCAGCCTGGAGCTTTTCCAACTGCTGCAGCAATTCATCAAACCGAGTGCTGGAAGCGGAATTGAGAAAACCCTGACCAAGGGAATAAGCGCCCATCGCCCGGCCTTCACCCAAGGCCTGGGTGACTTGCGGGATGATGCTGGTGATCAATTCGATCAACTGGCGCAGGTCACTTTGCGGGTCACGGCTCAAGCCCGACTGGCTGGCGATGATCTGGCTGAGCATTTGCGCCTTATTGAGCAGCTTACCGATCAGCGCGCTTTTGCTAAGCACAGAGGATTCGCTTTGCTGCGCTTTGAAGGCCGCGATCATTTCGTCGCGCTTACCGTCAAACACCTTGACCTGTTCCGGGTCGGCGACCATGGCCTGGAAGCCTTGCAGACGCTCCAACACACGTAGCTCCAGAGCGCTGATCTTGCCTTCAAGATCACCGGCCTTACCCGACTGGCCCAAGGTCGCGTTTATCTGTACCTGGTTGTTCAGGGTTTCCAGATCACGTCGCAAAACCAGGCTACTACCCAACAGATCCAGGCTTTGCAGTTCGATTTGCGTACCCTGGAATTCACGCCAGGAATCGCGCACCAGGTAGTAGTTGGTCACCAGCATCGGCAGGAGAAACAACACGCTGATCAAGCTGAACTTCATGCCGAAACTCAGGCGATTCATCAACGCGATGGCGGGATAGAGCAAGCTCTTCACAGATGGACTCCCTTTTCTTTTATTTTTATTGAGCGCAGGAGGTAAGGCAGATAGCCAGTACTTGGCGCTCTGTCTGTATAGCTCAATTCGAAAGGGAGTTTTGTAACTTAAGGTTAACGGTAGGAGCAGGCTCCCACCGTTACTTCATCAAGGAAGGACGGTCCAGATGGCAAACCCGGCATACCACAGCACGGCGGCCCGCAGCAGCAGCTCCCAGATACGATCCAGGCTGTTGATGCCATCGGCGCCCACCACTGGCGGCGGGATTTCTCCGGCCACCAGACCGACCTTTTCCACCAGTTGTGCAGCGCTGATATCCCAGTTGAGCAGCTCATGGAGCATCACCCGGCTGACCCCGACAAAGTTGCCCACCAAGGCAAAACTCGCCGCCAGCAAGCGCACCGGCAACCAGTCGAAGGCATGACGCAGTTGCGTTGCGCGCTCCACCACCAACGGGTTCTTGCCGTGCTCACTGGCCAGCGCCAGCAGGCGATAAGCCAGGGCAGCCACGGGACCCAGCAGGAAATACCAGAAAATCACCGCAAAGAAACTTTGATAGGCCTGCCACAACAAGTGGCCTTGGACCCGCTCCAGCAGTTGTTCGCCACTGTCGGCACCGATGCTCAGGTCGCGTTCGGCCACGTGCTCGGCGGCTTGCAGGTCGCCGCGGCGCCAGGCATCACGAAACGGACCGAGACCGGCCAATAGATCGCCGCGCCCCAGGGCATAAATCACCACCAACAAATGCACCGGCAACGCCAGCAAACCATAGGCCACGGGTTCCAGCACCAGTAACAACAGTCCCAACAGCGCGACCGGCAACAGCACCAACACCACCAGAATCAACCAGGGCTGTTTGCCCATGCGTTCGCTGGATTCGAGTTTGGCCAGCTCGCGCAACCAGGCGCCATCACGCTGCACTCGATGGCGCAAGGCCGAAAACTTCTCGACCCATACCGCCAATACCAACACCAGAAAACTCATTGTGCTTGTCCTCCATCCTGCAAGGCGTCGCGAAAGCGCACCCAATCAAAAGCCGGTCCAGGATCCGTCTTGCGTCCCGGGGCGATGTCACTGTGGCCACAAATGCGCTGGCGGGTAATGTCCTTGTAGGCAGCCAATAACTGACGGGTCAGCTCAATCAAGGATTGGTACTGGGCATCGGTGAAAGGCAAGTCATCCGTGCCTTCCAGTTCGATCCCCAGGGAAAAATCATTGCAAACCTCACGCCCTTCGAAACTCGACACCCCTGCATGCCAGGCCCGGTCCAGGCACGAGACAAATTGCGTCACAACGCCATCACGCTCAATCAGGAAATGCGCAGACACGCGTAGGTCAGCAATACCCTCAAAGTAGGGATGTTCCGTGACGTCCAGACGATTCTGGAAGAATTCATGCACCTTGCCGGTGGCAAACTGTGCCGGCGGCAAACTGATGTTATGCACCACCAACAGGGAAATCTCGCCGCCGGGGCGCTCATTGAAGTTAGGCGATAGGCAATGACGAATGCCCTGGCACCAACCACTGGCGGGGTCCAACTGCATACAGGTTCCTTGAACGAGGCTGAGGGACTCCAGTATGCCGCGTTCAGCCCGTTGGTTGCGATCACTTGGCGTGATTGAGTTGCCGCAGGCTGCCAATCACAGAGGCCAGCGCCCGGTCGAACAACAGCGCATCATCCAGGGCCCAAACCCCGCCGCGCTTGAACTCCAGCGCCAGCTCGTTGCCGGTTTTCTCCAATACCTTGAGGCCCGTGCGGTTGACAAAAATATAGCTATTGGCCAGCGGGATGATCGCCGTCAGCTTACAACGCAGGGTATTTTCTTCATCTTCCTGGAACTCGACCCAGCAGCCGATCCGCAGTTGACGGACCTTGAGTACGTCCGGGTCATCATCTGGCAGGCTCACAATCTCGGCGCGGGCAGCAGGACTGAGTACGAACGCCTCACGTACCTCGATCAAGGCGCCGACCTTCGACAGCGACGACTGGCCGCCCGCATTCGCCTGGAACGACTGGAGATGCAGGGCTTGCAACTGGGTGAAAAACTCACGGGTGATAAACGGATCAAATGCGGCAGCGCTCAACCCATCGCGCAAGGCCTTGAGCAAAGCCGGCAACTGTTCCAGCAAATGCCTCCCGGCTTCAGTGTCCTCGCTCATGCCGACGCTCCAGATCAACTCGTCCATGGTCTGCAAACTGCCCTGCCATTGCGCTGATTGCTCGCCGTGCTTGAGGCCGACCAACAACAGCACCTGGCTCCATGCTTGCTGCAGGAACTGCACCACCACTTCGGGCAAGACTTTCCCCAGTAGCCTGACATTGAGGGCGTCGGCCACGCGCTGACGGGCGATTTCGGTCCGCGCGCGCCCTTCCTCCGCGTCTCGGGTGCGCTGCTCAAGTAACTCGCAGCGACGTCGCTCGTCGTTGGTAAAAGCGCTGAACTCCGCCAGCAACTGGGAAAAAATCGCCGGATCGTCGACAAAATCGTTCAGTAGTCGCTGCACAACCTGCTCAATACGCAGGTACAGGCTATCGCGCTGGTAATTGTCACACGTGCCCCACCCCATGGCGGCCGAAGCGATTTCATTGAACAGACGTCGCGCCGGATGGCTACGGCGACTGAAGAAGCTCTTGTCCAGCACTGCCACTTTCAGCATGGGAATCTGCAAGCGAGCGATCAATACCTTGAGGGAATCCGGCAAGGAGCGATCGTCGAGGATGAACTCGAACAGCATGGCAATCAGGTTGATCACGTCCTCGTCGGCGTCGTCGACCACCCGTGACCTGCCACTCTTGACGCTGACCCGGGTCAGCAGTTGTTCAAGTTGGTTGCGCAGGTCGAAATCGTCCTCGACCTCGGGCTCCGGAACGTATTGCTGCAAGTGGGAGAGCAGGCGCAACAAGTCACGGGTAGAAATCGGTTGAGTCTGAGCGCTGGCTTCAAGGGTCGGACAGACACTGCCGCGCACGGCGAACAACAGTTTTTGCAAGGCGGCAAAGGCGACCAACGAACCCTCATCGGTTTGAGGATCGGCAGCGGGCACAATGTCTGCTGTCGGGTGGGCCTGAACGTCTCGCTCACCAGGACGCCGGGACGGGACAGCCTTGAGCCCGGGCAAGACGCCGGTGGCAATCAGCAGTTGATTGGCTTCGCCATACAACTGGTCGGCGTCACTGAGAACGTATTTCTCAAACAGTTTGAGGATGATCAGCTTGACCCGGATCTCCATCCCCAGACTGCGGCCGGCCTGCAGGAAGAACTCACAGAGCATCGCCGGGCCGAGGGGGTTTTCCCGGTCATCCAGGCGCTTGCCAAGCAGCTCGCTCAAGCGCGCGGAGAGTTGCCCCAAGGCCAAACCATCGCGATGCTGCACCTTGCCGAGCATGGCTTCCAGGGCCACGCCTTTTTCCAGTTCGTCACCGGACGCGCCGGGCAATGCCTCGTAGGAAACCACGGGCAGCAACTGCAGCTCACCACGTCCCACCTGCCCGATGTTGGCGAAGGCATCAAAGAGCTGTTCCATAAAGCTGCGCTCGAAGTTCTTGCGCTTGAGGCGCAAGTCACGCATGGCTTCGAAGAAAATGTTGTGGTCGACGCTGTTACGGGCTTTGTCGGCCATTTCGAACAAGGTGTCATCGGCGTTATCGAACAGCTCCTGCAACCCCTGATTGAGCTGTTGGGCCGCCTTATCACGGACCTGGAGCAGAACCACTGGCAGGCGGGCGAGCGGTGACGGCATCGCTTGTGCCTTATTGATCGGCACCACCTTCCCGTCATTGTGCATCCTGGCCCTCCTGAAACGGCGATGTTCGGTTTTGTGAAAGATCGGTACACCCTGGGTGAAACATCCATGGGCACAACGATTATCGGGGTATCACCGAGACGTCAAAGCTATGACGCCAATTGCAAGGCGCGAGATTATCTTGCAAACAGGGGCAATTGCGCCAGCAAACTCTGTAGCGGCTTTGTAAAAGGACGCTCGATCCCGGATTGGCAGCGCTTCGCGCCTTGGGTTGCAGCGCGCCCTGCCCCTATAATCGGTGCACTTTGTTTGTGGAGCCCGTTATGCCGAATCTACGTCTCGCCGACCTGACCGCCGAAATCGAAGCCAACGTGCGTCGCGCATTGTTGGAAGACATCGGCAGCGGCGACATCACTGCGCAACTGATCCCTGCCGAACGGCTGGCCAAAGCCACCATCATTACCCGCGATGCCGCCGTTATCAGTGGTACGGCTTGGGTGGATGCGGTGTTCCGTCAACTGGACCCTCGGGTCGCTGTGCACTGGCAGGTAAGCGACGGTGAGCGCGTCAGCCCCAACCAGGCGCTGTTTCATCTCGAAGGCCCGGCTCGCTCACTGTTGAGTGGCGAACGCTGTGCGC is a genomic window of Pseudomonas sp. ADAK18 containing:
- a CDS encoding TatD family hydrolase; translated protein: MELIDSHTHLDFPDFDADRNEVLNHSRQLGVRRMVVLGVCQQNWQRVWDLVQQDADLYAALGLHPVYLDDHRPADLTELGDWLTRLKGYRQLCAVGEIGLDYFLEHLDRERQQALFEAQLKLAVDFQLPALLHVRRSHAAVIATLKRIRLPRGGIIHAFAGSQEEAHEYIKLGFKLGLGGAATWPQALRMHKVIAQLPLDSVVLETDSPDMAPVMYPGQRNSPEHLPDICIALAERMGISPSALAEASTRNGCELFNW
- the ampD gene encoding 1,6-anhydro-N-acetylmuramyl-L-alanine amidase AmpD codes for the protein MQLDPASGWCQGIRHCLSPNFNERPGGEISLLVVHNISLPPAQFATGKVHEFFQNRLDVTEHPYFEGIADLRVSAHFLIERDGVVTQFVSCLDRAWHAGVSSFEGREVCNDFSLGIELEGTDDLPFTDAQYQSLIELTRQLLAAYKDITRQRICGHSDIAPGRKTDPGPAFDWVRFRDALQDGGQAQ
- a CDS encoding methyl-accepting chemotaxis protein, with product MKSLLYPAIALMNRLSFGMKFSLISVLFLLPMLVTNYYLVRDSWREFQGTQIELQSLDLLGSSLVLRRDLETLNNQVQINATLGQSGKAGDLEGKISALELRVLERLQGFQAMVADPEQVKVFDGKRDEMIAAFKAQQSESSVLSKSALIGKLLNKAQMLSQIIASQSGLSRDPQSDLRQLIELITSIIPQVTQALGEGRAMGAYSLGQGFLNSASSTRFDELLQQLEKLQAEYGLKLQDALGSSKAAHAALDTLADASKASLKQGSELFEEHVVMAEALDAPWQGFYDEVSGLMAKTYQLDEATLTFLEQQLQQRLSQNRTHMVVLVTALTAVFLLIFYLYGGFYASTRTTLQRLGAMMDKVAAGDMTVSIKAHSRDELGDLGQVFNGTVAKIHDLIERVGRTVSEVERQAGQVETVSARSNQAVSDQRGQIEQVATAMNQMSATAQEVARSAAAAVSSAHSVNDETVSGRGLVQSQQGSIALLASEIDQSVRVINQLALDSQSISRVLEVIKSIAEQTNLLALNAAIEAARAGEQGRGFAVVADEVRTLARRTQHSTEEIEQMIAKLHSGVGAAVKAMGSSHQMANGTVGQSEKVQQALENILGAVGMIVDQNQQIAAAVEQQTAVAHDIDQNIVAINRAGEHAAQGAHQTEEASRQLSQQVVELKQLIGAFRV
- a CDS encoding DUF1631 domain-containing protein, whose protein sequence is MHNDGKVVPINKAQAMPSPLARLPVVLLQVRDKAAQQLNQGLQELFDNADDTLFEMADKARNSVDHNIFFEAMRDLRLKRKNFERSFMEQLFDAFANIGQVGRGELQLLPVVSYEALPGASGDELEKGVALEAMLGKVQHRDGLALGQLSARLSELLGKRLDDRENPLGPAMLCEFFLQAGRSLGMEIRVKLIILKLFEKYVLSDADQLYGEANQLLIATGVLPGLKAVPSRRPGERDVQAHPTADIVPAADPQTDEGSLVAFAALQKLLFAVRGSVCPTLEASAQTQPISTRDLLRLLSHLQQYVPEPEVEDDFDLRNQLEQLLTRVSVKSGRSRVVDDADEDVINLIAMLFEFILDDRSLPDSLKVLIARLQIPMLKVAVLDKSFFSRRSHPARRLFNEIASAAMGWGTCDNYQRDSLYLRIEQVVQRLLNDFVDDPAIFSQLLAEFSAFTNDERRRCELLEQRTRDAEEGRARTEIARQRVADALNVRLLGKVLPEVVVQFLQQAWSQVLLLVGLKHGEQSAQWQGSLQTMDELIWSVGMSEDTEAGRHLLEQLPALLKALRDGLSAAAFDPFITREFFTQLQALHLQSFQANAGGQSSLSKVGALIEVREAFVLSPAARAEIVSLPDDDPDVLKVRQLRIGCWVEFQEDEENTLRCKLTAIIPLANSYIFVNRTGLKVLEKTGNELALEFKRGGVWALDDALLFDRALASVIGSLRQLNHAK
- the ampE gene encoding regulatory signaling modulator protein AmpE, whose product is MSFLVLVLAVWVEKFSALRHRVQRDGAWLRELAKLESSERMGKQPWLILVVLVLLPVALLGLLLLVLEPVAYGLLALPVHLLVVIYALGRGDLLAGLGPFRDAWRRGDLQAAEHVAERDLSIGADSGEQLLERVQGHLLWQAYQSFFAVIFWYFLLGPVAALAYRLLALASEHGKNPLVVERATQLRHAFDWLPVRLLAASFALVGNFVGVSRVMLHELLNWDISAAQLVEKVGLVAGEIPPPVVGADGINSLDRIWELLLRAAVLWYAGFAIWTVLP